In Rhodamnia argentea isolate NSW1041297 chromosome 4, ASM2092103v1, whole genome shotgun sequence, the following proteins share a genomic window:
- the LOC115726184 gene encoding 36.4 kDa proline-rich protein-like, which yields MDSSKFHALSLILMICLSSAAPILGCGSCGKPTPKHKKPSHKHHPKGPIVVDPPIVKPPITLPPVTLPPIIKPPVTLPPIIKPPITLPPIVKPPVTVPPITVPPVTVPPVIPIIKPPVAKPCPPPPMTPATCPIDTLKLGACVDLLGGLVHIGLGDPVVNECCPVLQGLVELEAAVCLCTTLKLKLLNLSIYVPLALQLLVTCGKTPPPGYTCSL from the coding sequence ATGGATTCCTCCAAGTTCCATGCCCTCTCCCTCATCCTCATGATCTGCCTCTCCTCGGCCGCCCCAATTCTCGGCTGTGGCTCGTGCGGCAAGCCCACCCCGAAGCACAAGAAGCCTAGCCACAAGCACCACCCCAAGGGGCCCATCGTTGTCGACCCACCCATCGTCAAGCCGCCCATCACATTGCCGCCGGTCACATTGCCGCCCATCATCAAACCGCCTGTGACCCTCCCACCGATCATCAAGCCTCCCATCACCCTACCCCCGATTGTTAAGCCGCCCGTCACCGTACCCCCCATCACCGTGCCTCCCGTCACCGTCCCTCCCGTCATTCCCATTATCAAGCCCCCGGTGGCCAAGCCCTGCCCGCCCCCACCAATGACCCCGGCGACTTGCCCGATCGACACGCTCAAGTTGGGGGCTTGTGTGGACTTGCTAGGAGGATTGGTGCACATAGGGCTTGGCGACCCGGTGGTGAACGAGTGTTGCCCGGTGCTTCAAGGGCTTGTCGAGCTCGAAGCGGCGGTGTGCTTGTGCACCAccctcaagctcaagctcttgAACCTCAGCATTTATGTCCCTCTGGCTCTTCAGCTCCTGGTCACTTGTGGCAAGACTCCTCCTCCTGGTTACACTTGCTCTCTCTAG